A window of the Phalacrocorax carbo chromosome 26, bPhaCar2.1, whole genome shotgun sequence genome harbors these coding sequences:
- the LOC135317597 gene encoding zinc finger protein 345-like yields MQESYESVISLAEEIAISWPRITAFAESHRRRGLVSDDALLSENEEEDPPPGELEKVDAEGTPAGKPKGTSPTSGEGTKPGDGPQKPENQPRKPSGKRQGKSGHRGFKKFPPRSLLGHSRCHDCGKALAFGSAFNKRRRGTERPHKCPECGKCFRLSSTLITHQRRHAGDKPYKCPDCGKTFSVGSAFIQHQRVHAGAGAAPCQCGICGKSFPASASLVKHQKLHLEEKPYKCGDCGKGFNWNSHLERHRRIHTGEKPYACPECGKSFSWSSHLDRHRRTHAVTGEPACRCADCGRCPAPRGAEGSKTPEKPLQCGECGKGFAKSAALAKHRRAHTGEKPYKCGECGKGFGLNAALLQHQRSHAAGKPYQCGDCGKSFAWSSHLDRHRRIHMGEKPYRCGDCGKSFSQSSHLERHQRVHAGDEQPCQCTDCGKSFLASNKRRRLLSGTGERPCKCTDCGKSFLWGARARPAPERTHKCSECGKSFTYRAENVKHQGTQTGEKPYTCPECGKSFGQNSALVKHRRMHTGEKPYKCGDCGKSFSVRSNLIKHQRTHLGEKPYKCPDCGKGFIQKSDLTKHRRMHTGEKPYKCNVCGKCFSVSSNLIKHQRIHLGEKPYQCSECGKSFIQRSELTIHQRVHTGEKPYKCPECGKCFSRSSHLNRHQRTHAGDKPKAAAAATSNPLPPSSAFTGAAFSPPLGGSAAPIPSLPSFPASPSPLPIPSLSSPALDLPWALSFPARAFPHPSFPSAPASGAQTSSLIN; encoded by the exons ATGCAGGAGAGCTACGAAAGCGTCATCTCCTTGG CCGAGGAAATCGCCATCAGCTGGCCGCGGATCACCGCCTTCGCCGAATCGCACCGGAGGCGGGGGCTGGTGTCCG atGATGCGTTGTTGAGTGAGAACGAAGAGGAAGATCCACCACCGGGTGAGCTGGAGAAGGTGGATGCCGAGGGGACGCCGGCCGGGAAGCCCAAAGGGACCAGCCCCACCAGCGGAGAGGGGACAAAGCCCGGTGACGGTCCCCAAAAACCAGAGAACCAGCCCAGAAAGCCATCGGGCAAGCGACAGGGTAAATCGGGCCACCGAGGCTTCAAGAAATTCCCCCCGCGGAGCTTGCTCGGCCACAGCCGTTGCCACGACTGCGGAAAAGCTTTGGCTTTCGGTTCAGCCTTCAACAAGCGCCGGCGAGGGACCGAACGACCCCATAAATGCCCCGAATGCGGGAAATGTTTTCGTCTCAGCTCGACCCTCATCACCCACCAACGCCGGCACGCCGGCGATAAACCCTACAAGTGCCCCGATTGCGGCAAGACCTTCAGCGTTGGCTCGGCCTTCATCCAACACCAACGGGTGCACGCCGGCGCCGGCGCGGCGCCGTGCCAGTGCGGCATCTGCGGGAAGAGTTTCCCGGCCAGCGCCAGTTTGGTGAAGCACCAAAAATTACACCTGGAGGAAAAACCCTACAAGTGTGGGGATTGCGGGAAGGGTTTCAACTGGAATTCGCATCTGGAGCGGCACCGCCGGATCCACACCGGCGAAAAGCCCTACGCCTGCCCCGAATGCGGGAAGAGCTTCAGTTGGAGCTCCCACCTCGACCGGCATCGCCGTACCCACGCCGTCACCGGCGAGCCCGCTTGCCGTTGCGCCGACTGCGGCCGCTGCCCGGCTCCCCGCGGCGCCGAAGGCTCCAAAACCCCCGAGAAGCCCTTGCAGTGCGGTGAATGCGGGAAGGGCTTCGCCAAGAGCGCGGCGTTGGCCAAACACCGGCGCGCCCACACCGGCGAGAAGCCCTACAAGTGCGGGGAGTGCGGGAAGGGTTTCGGCTTGAACGCCGCGTTGCTGCAGCACCAGCGGAGCCACGCCGCCGGCAAACCCTACCAGTGCGGTGACTGCGGGAAGAGCTTTGCCTGGAGCTCCCACCTCGACCGGCACCGGCGTATCCATATGGGTGAGAAACCCTACCGTTGCGGCGATTGCGGGAAGAGCTTCTCCCAGAGCTCCCACCTGGAGAGGCACCAACGCGTCCACGCCGGCGACGAGCAGCCCTGCCAATGCACCGATTGCGGCAAGAGCTTCTTGGCCTCCAACAAGCGCCGGCGGCTGTTGAGCGGCACCGGTGAACGACCCTGTAAATGCACCGATTGCGGGAAGAGTTTTCTTTGGGGTGCCCGTGCCCGACCAGCTCCGGAGAGGACCCATAAGTGCAGCGAGTGTGGGAAGAGCTTCACTTACCGGGCGGAGAACGTCAAGCACCAGGGGACTCAGACGGGGGAGAAACCCTACACCTGCCCCGAATGCGGGAAGAGCTTCGGGCAAAATTCGGCACTGGTGAAGCATCGCCGGATGCACACGGGAGAAAAGCCCTACAAGTGTGGGGACTGCGGGAAGAGCTTCAGCGTCCGCTCCAACCTCATCAAGCATCAACGGACCCACCTTGGCGAGAAGCCCTACAAGTGTCCCGATTGCGGGAAGGGTTTCATCCAGAAGTCGGACCTCACCAAGCACCGCCGGATGCACACCGGGGAGAAACCCTACAAGTGCAACGTCTGCGGCAAATGCTTCAGCGTCTCCTCCAACCTCATCAAGCACCAACGCATCCACCTCGGCGAGAAACCCTACCAGTGCTCCGAGTGCGGCAAGAGCTTCATCCAACGCTCCGAGCTCACCATCCACCAGCGCGTCCACACCGGCGAGAAGCCCTACAAGTGTCCCGAGTGCGGCAAGTGCTTCAGCCGGAGCTCCCACCTCAACCGCCACCAACGCACCCACGCCGGGGACAAGCCCaaagccgccgccgccgccaccagcAACCCCCTGCCACCTTCCAGCGCCTTCACTGGCGCCGCCTTCTCCCCGCCGTTGGGCGGCTCGGCGGCCCCCATCCCCTCGCTGCCCTCCTTCCCGGCCTCCCCCTcgcccctgcccatcccctccctctccagccccgCCCTGGACCTGCCGTGggccctctccttccctgcccgcgccttcccccacccctccttcccctcgGCCCCCGCCTCGGGGGCCCAGACCTCCTCCCTCATCAACTGA